Proteins from one Candidatus Zixiibacteriota bacterium genomic window:
- a CDS encoding D-tyrosyl-tRNA(Tyr) deacylase translates to MRLLLQRVNRASVTVDNRIVGEIGHGFLILAGFRAGDDEVAIPRLADKCLNLRVFEDEQGKMNRSLQDVGGQLLVISQFTLYADCRKGRRPSFTNSLPPEPAEHLYNLLLDEFEKSGLTVERGIFGAKMDISLINNGPVTILLDDREI, encoded by the coding sequence ATGCGTTTGCTATTACAAAGAGTCAACCGCGCCTCAGTAACGGTGGATAATCGAATTGTGGGCGAAATTGGTCACGGATTTTTGATTCTGGCCGGTTTTCGCGCCGGTGATGACGAAGTGGCTATTCCACGGCTGGCGGATAAGTGCCTTAACCTGAGGGTGTTTGAAGATGAACAGGGGAAGATGAACCGCTCGCTTCAGGATGTCGGCGGACAACTTCTGGTGATCTCGCAATTTACGCTGTATGCCGATTGCCGCAAGGGACGTCGTCCGAGCTTCACCAACAGTTTGCCCCCCGAGCCGGCGGAGCATTTATACAACCTCTTGCTGGATGAGTTTGAAAAATCGGGACTGACCGTCGAAAGGGGCATTTTCGGTGCCAAAATGGATATCAGCCTGATCAACAACGGTCCGGTGACAATACTGCTTGATGATCGGGAAATATAA